The sequence below is a genomic window from Thermodesulfobium sp. 4217-1.
TATTCGATCATCTTTGTGACTACGCCAGCACCAACAGTTCTGCCGCCTTCACGTATTGCAAATCTAAGTCCTTCTTCAATAGCTACTGGAGACATAAGCTCTACTACCATGTTTACGTTGTCACCAGGCATTATCATCTCTACGCCATCTGGAAGTTTGATTGTTCCTGTTACGTCTGTAGTTCTGAAATAGAACTGTGGACGATATCCATTGAAGAATGGAGTATGACGTCCGCCTTCTTCCTTTTTCAAAACGTATACCTCTGCATTGAACTTAGTAAATGGTTTGATTGAACCTGGCTTTGCAAGGACCTGTCCTCTTTCTACTTCGTCCTTGTCGACGCTCCTTAATAGACAACCTACGTTATCTCCTGCTATACCTTCGTCCAATATCTTTCTAAACATCTCTACAGATGTACAAACTGTCTTCTTTGGCTGCATTGAGAAGCCTACTATTTCTACTTCATCGCCAGGCTTAACACGGCCTCTTTCAATACGGCCTGTTACTACTGTGCCTCTGCCTGTAATTGTAAATACATCTTCAATTGCCATAACGAATGGTTTGTCTACATCTCTTTGTGGATCTGGGATGTATGAATCAAGGGCATCTGCGAGCTCCCATATTCTGTCTACCCATTCATTTTCCCCTCTTTGCAAAGACTTGTTTACTTGAAGGGCTTCGATAGCCTTTAGAGCAGAACCCCTTATGATAGGGATATCATCTCCAGGAAATTCATAAGAAGATAGTAGATCTCTTGTTTCCATCTCTACGAGATCTAAGAGCTCTGGGTCATCTACCATATCTGTTTTGTTCATAAACACTATGATAGAAGGAACTCCTACCTGCCTTGCAAGAAGTATGTGCTCTCTTGTCTGGGGCATTGGACCATCGTTTGCTGCTACTACTAGAACTGCTCCGTCCATCTGGGCTGCACCAGTTATCATGTTCTTGATGTAGTCAACGTGTCCCGGGCAGTCTACGTGTGCATAGTGCCTTTTCTCTGTTTCATACTCTACGTGAGCAATGTTAATAGTAATACCTCTTGCCTTTTCTTCAGGAGCAGAGTCAATATCCTCATATTTCTTTGCCTGTGCTTTTCCTGCAGCAGCAAGAGTCATTGTAAGAGCTGCAGTCAAAGTAGTCTTACCATGATCGATATGACCAATGGTGCCAACATTAAGGTGTGTCTTTGTTCGATCAAACTT
It includes:
- the tuf gene encoding elongation factor Tu — encoded protein: KFDRTKTHLNVGTIGHIDHGKTTLTAALTMTLAAAGKAQAKKYEDIDSAPEEKARGITINIAHVEYETEKRHYAHVDCPGHVDYIKNMITGAAQMDGAVLVVAANDGPMPQTREHILLARQVGVPSIIVFMNKTDMVDDPELLDLVEMETRDLLSSYEFPGDDIPIIRGSALKAIEALQVNKSLQRGENEWVDRIWELADALDSYIPDPQRDVDKPFVMAIEDVFTITGRGTVVTGRIERGRVKPGDEVEIVGFSMQPKKTVCTSVEMFRKILDEGIAGDNVGCLLRSVDKDEVERGQVLAKPGSIKPFTKFNAEVYVLKKEEGGRHTPFFNGYRPQFYFRTTDVTGTIKLPDGVEMIMPGDNVNMVVELMSPVAIEEGLRFAIREGGRTVGAGVVTKMIE